In one window of Megalopta genalis isolate 19385.01 chromosome 8, iyMegGena1_principal, whole genome shotgun sequence DNA:
- the Ist1 gene encoding increased sodium tolerance 1-like protein: MFSKGTQYKTLKTHLRLAIYRMQLLEKKKTELAQKARKEIADYIATGKVERAKIRVEHIIREDYMVEAMELLEMYCDLLLARFGLIMQMKDLDEGLAEAISTIIWAAPRIQTDVREMKVIADILSAKYGKQYTDACREEAVQSISEKLKQKMSVQSPSKLLVEKYLIEIAKNYDVPYEPDPQVMAEGKDTLLIDIGGNGEGRNNLDTASGGGMPQPVGFIGFPQPPLLPDPTANLINSEKGAMGFVNPSGPLEDKAQNVPHNVPTVSYNIPLDNSNDNRPENDLPPPYSSFPPDLNKQSDQKPKPQPRSKMPMNDFQLPDLPAVPSENDLPPINSTTTEDIDFDDLMKRFEDLKKRK, from the exons ATGTTCTCGAAGGGAACACAATACAAAACGTTGAAGACGCATTTGCGTCTAGCAATATATCGAATGCAATTACTCGAGAAGAAGAAAACCGAGCTCGCGCAAAAAGCACGAAAAGAAATTGCTGACTATATTGCAACGGGAAAAGTAGAAAGAGCTAAAATACGCGTGGAACATATAATTAGGGAAGATTACATGGTCGAGGCTATGGAACTGCTTGAAATGTATTGTGATCTCTTATTGGCACGTTTTGGTCTCATCATGCAAATGAA AGACTTGGATGAAGGTTTAGCCGAAGCTATTTCTACAATAATTTGGGCTGCTCCTAGAATTCAAACTGATGTTCGTGAAATGAAAGTAATTGCTGACATTTTGTCAGCAAAGTATGGTAAACAATATACAGATGCTTGCAGAGAAGAAGCGGTGCAAAGTATTTCTGAAAAGTTGAAACAGAAGATGAGCGTACAGTCACCGTCCAAACTTCTTGTTGAAAAATATCTTATAGAAATTGCTAAGAACTATGATGTTCCTTATGAACCAGACCCCCAA GTAATGGCGGAGGGAAAAGATACATTGTTGATAGATATTGGAGGTAATGGAGAAGGAAGGAATAATTTAGATACAGCTTCCGGAGGTGGCATGCCACAACCAGTTGGATTTATTGGATTTCCTCAACCTCCACTATTACCAGATCCTACAGCGAATCTGATA AATTCAGAGAAAGGAGCAATGGGTTTTGTTAATCCTTCAGGACCTCTAGAAGATAAAGCTCAAAATGTTCCTCACAATGTTCCTACTGTTTCATACAACATTCCTTTAGATAACTCCAATGATAACAGACCT gAAAATGACTTACCTCCACCATACAGTTCATTTCCACCTGATTTAAACAAACAG TCCGATCAGAAACCAAAACCACAACCACGATCAAAAATGCCGATGAATGATTTTCAGCTTCCAGATTTACCAGCTGTTCCATCGGagaatgatttacctccaattAATTCAACTACTACCGAAGATATTGATTTTGATGATTTAATGAAACGTTTCGAAGATTTAAAGAAGAGGAAATAG
- the LOC117217713 gene encoding CCA tRNA nucleotidyltransferase 1, mitochondrial isoform X2 encodes MKNIPPCRNDPLVTKLDNPLFHSLFTPELNILAKLFKKRNYEIRIVGGAVRDILMGKTPTDLDFATDATPDEMKNMFEEEQIRMINNKGEKHGTVTPRINDKENFEVTTLRIDELTDGRRAKVKYTKDWKLDALRRDFTVNSMFLDFEGNVYDYFFGFDDLQKKQIVFVGVPTLRIQEDYLRIFRYFRFYGRITEQADAYNEPAITAIKENVQGLEIISGERIWSEWSKILSGNYAKELTLKMLECGIAKYVGLPENVDTKRFETVYDKCKENNVSLNAISYVALMLKDVDEAFNLHKRLKLSAFERDLASFLVSFKESRPSENLKYYKSILVHWKGNTNYCKAFICELLRCKLLFNYVAEFEKFALPRFPISGHMLKQEIKKGKIMGIVIKELKDIWLDANFEIDTEKLLQEVPRIVSEIEDKQ; translated from the exons ATGAAAAACATTCCACCCTGCAGAAATGATCCACTGGTTACAAAATTGGATAATCCTTTATTTCATTCATTGTTTACACCAGAATTAAACATTTTagcaaaattatttaaaaaacgaaATTATGAAATAAGAATTGTTGGTGGTGCTGTCAGAGATATTCTTATGGGTAAAACCCCAACAGATCTGGATTTTGCAACAGATGCAACTCCagatgaaatgaaaaatatgtttgaaGAAGAGCAAATTAGAATGATTAATAATAAAGGAGAAAAACATG GTACAGTGACCCCAAGAATCAATGACAAGGAAAATTTTGAGGTAACTACTCTCAGAATTGACGAACTTACAGATGGTAGACGTGCTAAAGTTAAATATACAAAAGATTGGAAATTAGATGCCCTCCGTAGAGATTTTACAGTAAATTCCATGTTTCTTGATTTTGAGGGAAATGTATACGATTACTTTTTTGGTTTTGACGATCTACAAAAAAAACAAATTGTATTTGTTGGAGTTCCAACACTCAGAATCCAAGAAGATTATCTTAGAATATTTAG ATATTTTCGGTTTTATGGAAGAATTACAGAACAAGCAGATGCCTATAATGAACCAGCAATAACAGCAATAAAAGAAAACGTACAGGGTCTAGAAATAATATCAGGTGAAAGAATTTGGAGTGAATGGTCGAAAATTCTTTCTGGGAATTATGCAAAGGAGTTGACATTAAAAATGTTGGAATGTGGTATTGCAAA ATATGTTGGATTACCAGAAAATGTGGATACAAAAAGGTTTGAAACTGTTTATGATAAATGCAAAGAAAACAATGTTTCTTTGAATGCAATCTCCTATGTTGCTCTGATGTTAAAAGATGTAGATGAAGCGTTCAATCTTCATAAAAGattaaaattgtctgcattcgaAAGAGATTTAGCATCATTTTTAGTCAGTTTCAAGGAAAGCAGACCATCAGAAAacctaaaatattataaaagtaTTCTTGTTCATTGGAAAGGAAACACAAATTATTGCAAGGCTTTTATTTGTGAACTACTTAGGTGCAAACTACTTTTTAATTATGTTGcagaatttgaaaaatttgcaCTTCCTAG gtTTCCAATTAGTGGACACATGCTGAAACAAGAGATTAAAAAGGGCAAAATAATGGGTATAGTTATTAAAGAACTAAAAGACATTTGGTTGGATGCAAATTTTGAAATCGATACAGAAAAATTGCTTCAAGAAGTTCCACGAATTGTTAGTGAAATAGAAGATAAACAATGA
- the TfIIA-L gene encoding transcription factor IIA L, with protein sequence MALSQTSVLRLYNTVIEDVISGVRESFIDEGVDEQVLLELKQIWETKLMSSKAVELNPDPPEPQVPQINTHKTVPVNKGINVGNHFVQQTGGNANAQPSSQQQQQQQQQQQQQQQQQQQAQQPQQQTQTQTHSTTAVMQQHTSTPVQQLVTTTSAVMDRQVPIQITLPPQTGVPDGQQRVLTIHVPASAIQGNQLHTILTGPVISAAMGLPATLASTLLQQHVNSTLQGQATLPPLQVNQPLQVVTQSTNNVSQRPVQNQNNIAQLDGPLGDSSDDDEEEEEEDNEDEEEDLEDKEEEENDEAAAREEEPLNSEDDVTDDDPADLFDTDNVVVCQYDKITRSRNKWKFYLKDGIMNLSGKDYVFQKMNGDAEW encoded by the exons ATGGCCCTCAGTCAGACAAGCGTG CTAAGATTATACAATACTGTGATAGAGGATGTTATATCAGGTGTAAGGGAATCATTTATAGATGAAGGTGTAGATGAACAAGTGCTACTAGAGCTCAAACAAATATGGGAAACAAAATTAATGTCTAGCAAAGCTGTTGAACTTAATCCAGATCCACCAGAACCTCAAGTCCCACAAATAAATACGCACAAAACTGTGCCTGTCAATAAAG GAATAAATGTAGGAAATCATTTTGTACAACAAACGGGAGGAAATGCAAATGCACAGCCATCGTctcagcagcaacagcaacaacaacaacaacaacagcagcagcagcaacaacaacaacaggcacaacaaccacaacagcaaacGCAAACCCAAACTCATTCGACCACAGCTGTCATGCAACAACATACTAGTACTCCGGTACAACAATTGGTAACAACTACGTCTGCAGTAATGGATCGACAAGTTCCTATTCAGATCACATTACCACCACAGACTGGTGTACCAGATGGTCAACAAAGAGTATTGACTATACATGTTCCTGCATCAGCAATTCAAG GCAACCAGTTGCACACAATTTTGACAGGTCCAGTTATTTCAGCTGCAATGGGATTACCAGCAACTTTGGCATCCACACTGCTCCAACAGCATGTCAATTCCACCCTTCAGGGTCAAGCAACATTGCCACCCCTCCAAGTGAATCAGCCACTTCAGGTTGTTACACAGAGTACAAATAATGTCTCTCAGCGACCTGTACAAAATCag aaCAATATAGCACAATTAGATGGTCCACTTGGAGATTCATCGGacgatgatgaagaagaagaagaagaggataacgaagatgaagaagaagatcttgaagacaaagaagaagaggaaaatGATGAAGCTGCAGCAAGAGAAGAG GAGCCATTAAATTCAGAAGATGATGTTACAGATGATGATCCAGCAGATCTTTTTGATACTGATAATGTAGTCGTTTGTCAATACGACAag ATAACTAGGAGTAGAAACAAATGGAAATTCTACCTCAAAGACGGTATAATGAACCTCAGTGGTAAGGATTATGTTTTTCAGAAAATGAACGGGGATGCGGAATGGTAA
- the Chmp1 gene encoding charged multivesicular body protein 1, with product MSVSQMEKNLFNLKFAVKELERNSKKCDKEEKVEKAKIKKAIQKGNMEGARIHAENAIRQHNQSLNYLRMSARVDAVASRVQTALTTRKVTQSMAGVVKAMDAAMKSMNLEKISGLMDKFESQFEDLDVQSSYMENAMSQTTTTNVPQNDVESLLQQVADEAGLELNMELPSGQTGSIGTTTVSQEQDELTQRLARLRE from the exons ATGTCCGTCTCTCAGATGGAAA AGAACTTATTTAATCTTAAGTTCGCTGTAAAAGAACTGGAAAGAAACTCAAAGAAATGTGACAAAGAAGAAAAAGTAGAAAAAGCTAAAATAAAAAAGGCTATTCAAAAGGGAAATATGGAAGGTGCCCGTATTCATGCAGAAAATGCAATTCGTCAACATAATCAATCATTAAATTATCTCCGTATGAGTGCAAGAGTTGATGCAGTAGCTAGTAGAGTACAAACTGCTTTGACTACGCGTAAAGTTACTCAGTCAATGGCAGGGGTGGTTAAAGCAATGGATGCTGCAATGAAGTCAATGAATTTGGAAAAAATTTCAG GTTTAATGGATAAGTTTGAAAGTCAATTTGAAGATCTAGATGTTCAAAGTTCATACATGGAAAATGCAATGTCCCAAACTACAACCACTAATGTTCCACAAAATGATGTTGAATCATTATTACAACAAGTTGCAGATGAAGCTGG TTTGGAACTGAATATGGAATTGCCATCTGGACAGACAGGTAGTATAGGTACCACTACTGTCAGTCAGGAACAAGATGAACTCACACAGCGATTAGCAAGGCTTCGggaatag
- the Obp59a gene encoding odorant-binding protein 59a, whose translation MNHLVRLFLCCVILFFLNAGACLKCRTRSQEVDMQFQKVFKTCLKQHGGVGTGSDDSMSSDDETSDSGNLDSESSESDSSSEKIFYDKHIFYSNSDRSSYNQSMNNQRNRSYQNAKNNHNDNGGDSWNSRDPRNKKGDFNNGDSRYNNNTDHEKACVIQCFFNELNVVDQNGFPDRDSVIPLMNQDIRDPELKDFVEESIIECFRYLDTNKKDKCEFSQNLLKCLAEKGQQKCEDWDS comes from the exons ATGAATCACCTCGTTCGGCTCTTTTTGTGTTGCGTTATTTTGTTCTTTCTTAACGCGGGAGCA TGCTTAAAATGCCGCACAAGAAGTCAAGAAGTAGACATGCAGTTTCAGAAAGTGTTTAAAACCTGTTTGAAACAGCACGGTGGCGTTGGTACAGGTAGTGATGATTCGATGTCATCGGATGATGAAACTTCGGATAGTGGAAATTTGGATAGCGAGAGTTCAGAAAGTGATTCTAGTTCTGAAAAGATATTTTACGATAAACACATTTTCTATAGTAATAGCGATCGCTCCTCTTATAATCAATCAATGAATAATCAAAGAAATAG AAGTTATCAAAATGCAAAAAATAATCACAATGATAATGGTGGAGACTCCTGGAATTCGAGGGACCCTCGGAATAAGAAAGGTGATTTTAATAATGGGGATTCACGTTATAACAATAACACAGATCACGAAAAAGCA tGTGTCATACAGTGCTTCTTCAACGAATTGAATGTC GTAGATCAAAACGGTTTTCCGGACAGAGATTCAGTAATTCCATTAATGAATCAAGATATTCGAGATCCAGAGTTGAAAGATTTCGTTGAAGAATCGATCATAGAATGTTTCCGTTATCTTGAtacaaataaaaaagataaGTGTGAATTTTCTCAAAATCTTTTAAAGTGTTTAGCTGAAAAAGGACAACAA AAATGTGAAGATTGGGACAGTTAA
- the LOC117217713 gene encoding CCA tRNA nucleotidyltransferase 1, mitochondrial isoform X1: MLILPQLNYLASYCFLKKAYHHWVPVEMKNIPPCRNDPLVTKLDNPLFHSLFTPELNILAKLFKKRNYEIRIVGGAVRDILMGKTPTDLDFATDATPDEMKNMFEEEQIRMINNKGEKHGTVTPRINDKENFEVTTLRIDELTDGRRAKVKYTKDWKLDALRRDFTVNSMFLDFEGNVYDYFFGFDDLQKKQIVFVGVPTLRIQEDYLRIFRYFRFYGRITEQADAYNEPAITAIKENVQGLEIISGERIWSEWSKILSGNYAKELTLKMLECGIAKYVGLPENVDTKRFETVYDKCKENNVSLNAISYVALMLKDVDEAFNLHKRLKLSAFERDLASFLVSFKESRPSENLKYYKSILVHWKGNTNYCKAFICELLRCKLLFNYVAEFEKFALPRFPISGHMLKQEIKKGKIMGIVIKELKDIWLDANFEIDTEKLLQEVPRIVSEIEDKQ; the protein is encoded by the exons atGTTAATTTTGCCACAATTGAATTACTTGGCATCGTATTgttttttgaag AAAGCATACCATCACTGGGTACCAGTTGAGATGAAAAACATTCCACCCTGCAGAAATGATCCACTGGTTACAAAATTGGATAATCCTTTATTTCATTCATTGTTTACACCAGAATTAAACATTTTagcaaaattatttaaaaaacgaaATTATGAAATAAGAATTGTTGGTGGTGCTGTCAGAGATATTCTTATGGGTAAAACCCCAACAGATCTGGATTTTGCAACAGATGCAACTCCagatgaaatgaaaaatatgtttgaaGAAGAGCAAATTAGAATGATTAATAATAAAGGAGAAAAACATG GTACAGTGACCCCAAGAATCAATGACAAGGAAAATTTTGAGGTAACTACTCTCAGAATTGACGAACTTACAGATGGTAGACGTGCTAAAGTTAAATATACAAAAGATTGGAAATTAGATGCCCTCCGTAGAGATTTTACAGTAAATTCCATGTTTCTTGATTTTGAGGGAAATGTATACGATTACTTTTTTGGTTTTGACGATCTACAAAAAAAACAAATTGTATTTGTTGGAGTTCCAACACTCAGAATCCAAGAAGATTATCTTAGAATATTTAG ATATTTTCGGTTTTATGGAAGAATTACAGAACAAGCAGATGCCTATAATGAACCAGCAATAACAGCAATAAAAGAAAACGTACAGGGTCTAGAAATAATATCAGGTGAAAGAATTTGGAGTGAATGGTCGAAAATTCTTTCTGGGAATTATGCAAAGGAGTTGACATTAAAAATGTTGGAATGTGGTATTGCAAA ATATGTTGGATTACCAGAAAATGTGGATACAAAAAGGTTTGAAACTGTTTATGATAAATGCAAAGAAAACAATGTTTCTTTGAATGCAATCTCCTATGTTGCTCTGATGTTAAAAGATGTAGATGAAGCGTTCAATCTTCATAAAAGattaaaattgtctgcattcgaAAGAGATTTAGCATCATTTTTAGTCAGTTTCAAGGAAAGCAGACCATCAGAAAacctaaaatattataaaagtaTTCTTGTTCATTGGAAAGGAAACACAAATTATTGCAAGGCTTTTATTTGTGAACTACTTAGGTGCAAACTACTTTTTAATTATGTTGcagaatttgaaaaatttgcaCTTCCTAG gtTTCCAATTAGTGGACACATGCTGAAACAAGAGATTAAAAAGGGCAAAATAATGGGTATAGTTATTAAAGAACTAAAAGACATTTGGTTGGATGCAAATTTTGAAATCGATACAGAAAAATTGCTTCAAGAAGTTCCACGAATTGTTAGTGAAATAGAAGATAAACAATGA